A segment of the Hyalangium gracile genome:
CTAAGTAGGTAGGCAAAAGTTCCTGACACAAGAGCCGGGAGGGGCCTACGTTGGAGGGATGCAGAAGGGACGAGGCCTCGCCCAGCGAGGACTGAGCGGGAAAGATCGTACACGTCTTCGACGAGCACTTCGACAGGCGGAGGATGTGCGCGTGTACCGACGCATCCAGGCTCTGCTGCTTGTGGCCGAGGGCCGCACGTTGGCCGAAGCCGCTGAGGTGACCGGGATGAGCCGACCTGCGGTGTACTTCTGGCTCGAGAGGTACTTGCAGTCACGGCGAGTCGAGGCGCTGCGAGATGCGCCTCGCAGCGGACGTCCTCCGGTAGCAGCCCGCATCACCGCCGAACTCATCTTCCAAGAACTCAGCTGTCCACCTTCGGACTGGGGCTACTCGACCCACACATGGACGGTGGCACTGCTGGCCGCCCACTTGGAGCGGTGCTACGGGTGCGCCATCCATCCCGATACCCTGCGTCGAAGAATGCGGGCCATGGGGTTACGCTGGAAGCGCCCACGCTACGTGTATTCGCGCAAGGCGCCCCACCTGCCCCAAAAAAAGCAGCCCTCGTTCGCCGCCTGAGAAGGCGTCCCCCGGAGGCAGTGGTGCTCGTGCTGGATGAGACGCTGCTGCGCCAGTTCCC
Coding sequences within it:
- a CDS encoding helix-turn-helix domain-containing protein, producing the protein MYRRIQALLLVAEGRTLAEAAEVTGMSRPAVYFWLERYLQSRRVEALRDAPRSGRPPVAARITAELIFQELSCPPSDWGYSTHTWTVALLAAHLERCYGCAIHPDTLRRRMRAMGLRWKRPRYVYSRKAPHLPQKKQPSFAA